The genomic stretch GTCTACCATCTTGACAGCCCACGATAATCGTTTCCGTAGTTCAATTTCTGTCGAGTGAATGTACCAATGGGTAGGATCGAAGTGCAAGCCTAGTGTCTGCGAGACAGTCACCATAGTGCCTACAAGGGACCATTTGGTTGCATAATCTGGCATTAGTGGCTTGTGTGGTGGTGCAACAAGTAGCAGGATCAAAGTTTGCAGCGTAGAGAGGTCTGCCTTGTGCAACTCCCTATGCACCGCATCCGAAGCAAGGTCCCATAATTTTTCTGCGTCAGGGAGATCGTATGCTATTTGAACGGATAGATAGTCGTCAAAGCCAGCAAACGGCAGGGTAATTAGATATAGTGCGGCAAGAAGGGAAGGATTCGATCGCTCCGGCTCTACTGAATGCGCTGGAGGAAGTATTGGAATGTGTGGGTATACGAATTGAAAGAATCTACAAAAGTCAGCTCAAATGTGACAGAAAGTACTATTGATCTTGAGACTTCATACAAAGAGATCAACCTGACACCAACATCGAGACTCACCAGCTCCTCTAGCTGTTGGCGAAAAGTATCGCTGTTCTCGCCACTATTGTCCTCTGTGTCCATAATATTTGAAACTAGCATCTGGACTGGATGAACGTGTTGGGCCATTGAGCGAACAGCTAGCCGCTTGAAGACGAAGTTATTGTCCGGACCAAAATTGTATCTCTGCATGAGGTAAGGGTCCATGTCCCCGGTGAGACCGCACAATACGCTTGTCGTCTCGTTTCCTAGTGCCGTGGGGGATGGAAGGCCAAGATGACCCACAGACGTATCGTTGGGTGATGTGTCAATGTGGTTGAACGCCTGCACATCCATATCAATCATGGCCTGATCCAGCCAAAACCCGGCTGATGGGTCTGGCAATTCGCCTGGCAGAATATAGCCCTGCTGGTCGAAGAAGGCATTGCCAGAATTGAGACTGTCGTTATGCTGGTTTGTTACGTCGGAGTTGGCTGGCTCCTGTGTCGAGTTCTTTGGCGATATATGCGCCGCGGATGCAGCAGGCGCGCGTGTGTTCCTGGATGCAGCCTCGAAGGTGCATTCGCGCCGCGAAAGATGACATAGCCGGCATGGTGGCGCAGTATCGATGCGGCATGCACTCTTCCGCGCCCTACAATTATCGCATGCTCGCTGCGACTTGCTCATATATTTTCGCATGTTGTGTGGTCAAGAAGAGGGGCGATGGTGAGGGTTGTCATCCGCGGCGTTATCGGATGACATTAGTTAGTTAGGCTGCCTGGGCCGCCCAGGCGTTCGCCATTTACGCACTAACGCGTCTTGCAAGACTCGTCCTTTCTTCCTTTCCTCTACCCAAGCAACATCACGACGTCGCAACTAGGTCTAGATTCAGATCTTGTTTGGTTTTCAGGGCCTTTTTTGCAAAACGAACACGCGCACAGATGCAGCATCGTGGGTGCCGAACTCTACTGCACACACACGAGGCATTCATCTTTCCCAGATCGGCCATCTGGTCATCTATACAGTGGCCAGCCTCCACTAATAATTCAAAAAACTCTACATCAATGCGCGCTCGAAGCCATCCGTACCTTTCGCAACCCCTTGTCGACCGTCACTATTCCAAAGGCCGTGTGCCTGCCGCAAAACCCTACAAGTATCCCTGATGTATTCATGTCCTTTACTCAACCCCCTCTCCGGATGTATATAGTGTCCAAAAGCGTGCGGCATCCCCGAGTAGCATTTCTGAGTTACACGATTTCCACTCTTCGACAGTAAATCGCCATATCGATGCGCTTCATCTCGACATATATCGAATTCGGCTGTGATGATATGGGTTGGCGGCAGTCTATCAAACGACCTCGCCAGT from Pyrenophora tritici-repentis strain M4 chromosome 1, whole genome shotgun sequence encodes the following:
- a CDS encoding fungal specific transcription factor domain protein; the protein is MRKYMSKSQRACDNCRARKSACRIDTAPPCRLCHLSRRECTFEAASRNTRAPAASAAHISPKNSTQEPANSDVTNQHNDSLNSGNAFFDQQGYILPGELPDPSAGFWLDQAMIDMDVQAFNHIDTSPNDTSVGHLGLPSPTALGNETTSVLCGLTGDMDPYLMQRYNFGPDNNFVFKRLAVRSMAQHVHPVQMLVSNIMDTEDNSGENSDTFRQQLEELVSLDVGVRLISLFFQFVYPHIPILPPAHSVEPERSNPSLLAALYLITLPFAGFDDYLSVQIAYDLPDAEKLWDLASDAVHRELHKADLSTLQTLILLLVAPPHKPLMPDYATKWSLVGTMVTVSQTLGLHFDPTHWYIHSTEIELRKRLSWAVKMVDVWHAAVLGRSCLIHDDDWLVPEPCLDDFSHESQTPFPAHFIHMYKLTIILHTALKTLFTLKAVQVLARDYESTLRKAQTLVEELNRWSSAASDIHCDSKDEDINLSGPLLLGGHIVKVLLFRAILRPFNALRSNVDTSSSTHERRELEARRLSRAGAKACVASFVAFTSNLESSWIHGFWPFCM